A region of the Ornithinimicrobium ciconiae genome:
GACGGTCACCAGCCGTGCCGTCAGGGACAGGTTGTGCAGCGCCGTCACGGCGGACCGGCGGGAGGTCCCGAGCCAGCCCACGACGGTCAGGAGCCTTGGGGGCCGCGTGGCTCACGCAGGACGTAGCCGACGCCGCGCTTGGTGTGGATCAGTGGCTCGCCTTCGGTGTCGATCTTGCGCCGCAGGTAGGAGATGTAGGACTCCACGATGCCCATCTCGCCGCGGAAGTCGTAGTCCCACACGTGGTCCAGGATCTGCGCCTTGGACAGCACCCGGTTGACGTTGAGCATGAGATAGCGCAGCAGTTTGAACTCGGTGGGGGAGACGTCGATGACCCGCCCGGCACGGATGACCTCGTGGCGGTCCTCGTCGAGCTCCAGATCGGCCACCCGCAAGGTGGTGTCCTCGTCCTCGGGCTCGGCGTTCTGGGTGCGTCGCAGCACCGCCCGGATCCGGGCGACGACCTCCTCGAGGCTGAAGGGTTTGGTGACGTAGTCGTCGCCGCCGACGGTCAGGCCCTTGACCTTGTCATCCAGGCTGTCGCGGGCGGTGAGAAAGAGGACCGGCAGGTCTCGGCCATGGTCGCGCAGCCTGCGGGTCACCGTGAACCCGTCCATGTCCGGGAGCATGACGTCCATCACCGCCAGGTCGAAGTCGTGCTCCTCAGCCAGGTGCATCGCCGTGTTGCCGTCGGGGGCGGAGTAGACCTCAAACCCGGCGAACTTCAGGCTCGTGGTGAGCAGTTCGCGGATGTTGGTCTCGTCCTCGACGACAAGCAGAGTGGCCTCGGGTGTGCTCATAGGCACCAGTGTGTGACCAAAGCCTGGGAGATTCCTGACAGAGTGCTGGGACTGTCGTTCTCGCGGAGGAGTCAGGGTGGCGGCTTCGGCATACGATGCAGCCCTGATGGATCGCCTGCCGAAGCTGACCTCTCTGCCTGTTCTGGGAGTCGCCTTCGTGCTGGTCACCGTGCTGGCGGCCACGGGGCCGTTGCGTGGGCTGGACCATCAGCTGCAGGCCTACTGGTCGCGACGCTACACACCCAACTGGCACGACTTCCTGGACGCCTTCCCCAACGCTGTCGCTGGCCAGGCCGTGTGCCTGCCGGTGCTGGCAGCCGTCGCGATCTGGCTGGCGGTGCGGCACCGGACCTGGCACCCGATCGTGATCGCGGGGGCCGCGGAGGTGGCCTTCTATGCCGGGATCGGGGGACTGAAGCTGGTCCTCGCGCGGTCCTCACCGGCCGTGGGTGACGGAGAGTTCTTCTCCGGTGGCTTCCTCGAGCACGGCTGGTATGGCATGGCCTACCCCTCGGGGCACGCCTCCGAGGCGGTGCTCATCTATGGCGCCGCGGCCTATCTCCTGCGCACCTACGCCCATCCCGACACCCGGAGCCGGACCCGGACCTTCTGGGTCGTGACGCTGATCGCGACCGGCTCGATCGCGGTGGCTTTCTATCTGGGGTTCCACTGGCCGACCGACCTGCTGGGCGGTCTGTTGGCTGGTGGTTTCCTCCTGCGTCTGGTCGTCGAGACGGACCGGGCGCTGACCCAGCGCCGTCAGACCGGGTCGAGCATCCCCAGGTCCTCGGCGTCGACGATCCGATAGGCATAACCCTGCTCGGCCAGGAAACGCTGGCGGTGGGCAGCGAACTCCGCGTCCACGGTGTCCCGGGAGACGATCGTGTAGAAGTGCGCGGTCCGGCCGTCGCCCTTGGGACGCAGCACCCGACCGAGGCGCTGGGCCTCTTCTTGACGCGAGCCGAAGGTGCCGGAGACCTGGATCGCGACGGAGGCCTCTGGCAGGTCGATCGAGAAGTTCGCGACCTTGCTGACCACGAGGAGGCTGATCTCACCGGTGCGGAAGGCAGCAAACAGTTTTTGCCGCTCGGTCACCGTCGTCTCGCCGGTGATCAGCGGTGCATCGAGCCGCTCTGACAACTGCGCGAGCTGGTCGAGGTACTGGCCGATCACCAGGGTCTGCTGCCCCCGGTGCTTGTCCACGAGCTCCTCTACGACCCGGTCCTTGGCGGGCGCGCACGAGGCGAACCGGTAGCGCTCGTCCGGCTCGGCGGTGGCGTAGGCCATGCGCATCGAGTCCGACAGGGTGACCCGCACCTCGACACAGTCGGCCGGAGCGATATAACCCTGCGCCTCGATGTCCTTCCAGGGAGCGTCATAGCGCTTGGGACCGATCAGCGTGAAGACCTCCGACTCCCGGCCGTCCTCGCGCACCAGCGTCGCCGTCAGCCCGAGTCGGCGACGCGCCTGCAGGTCGGCCGTCATCCGGAAGATCGGGGCCGGGAGCAGGTGCACCTCGTCATAGACGATGAGTCCCCAGTCGCGGGCGTCCAGGAGGTCGAGGTGCTTGTAGACCCCGCCCCGCCTGGTGGTGAGCACCTGGTAGGTCGCGATGGTGACCGGTCGGATCTCCTTGCGGGCCCCGCTGTACTCGCCGATCTCGTCCTCTGTGAGGGAGGTGCGGGCCAGGAGCTCAGCGCGCCACTGGCGGGCCGAGACCGTGTTGGTCACCAGGATCAACGTCGTGGTGCCGGACCTGGCCATCGCGCCGGCGCCGACGAGGGTCTTGCCCGCGCCACAGGGCAGCACGACGACCCCGGAGCCGCCGTCCCAGAAGCCGTCGACAGCCTGCTGCTGGTAGGGCCGCAGCGACCAGTCTTCCTGGAACAGGTCAATCGGGTGCTTCTCGCCGTCGACATAGCCCGCCAGGTCCTCGGCCGGCCAGCCGACCTTGATCAGCTCCTGCTTGAGGTGGCCGCGCTCGGAGGAGTGCACGACGACGGTGTCCGGGTCGAGTCGCTCCCCGATCAGCGGCGTGATCTTCTTGTGCC
Encoded here:
- a CDS encoding response regulator transcription factor; the encoded protein is MSTPEATLLVVEDETNIRELLTTSLKFAGFEVYSAPDGNTAMHLAEEHDFDLAVMDVMLPDMDGFTVTRRLRDHGRDLPVLFLTARDSLDDKVKGLTVGGDDYVTKPFSLEEVVARIRAVLRRTQNAEPEDEDTTLRVADLELDEDRHEVIRAGRVIDVSPTEFKLLRYLMLNVNRVLSKAQILDHVWDYDFRGEMGIVESYISYLRRKIDTEGEPLIHTKRGVGYVLREPRGPQGS
- a CDS encoding DNA repair helicase XPB, whose protein sequence is MNGPLIVQSDKTLLLEIDHPDSAEARRAVAPFAELERAPEHVHTYRITPLGLWNARAAGHDAEQVVDALVTHSRYPVPNALLLDIAETMDRYGRLTLEKDDSTDPGRLLLRTTDRAVLEEILRHKKITPLIGERLDPDTVVVHSSERGHLKQELIKVGWPAEDLAGYVDGEKHPIDLFQEDWSLRPYQQQAVDGFWDGGSGVVVLPCGAGKTLVGAGAMARSGTTTLILVTNTVSARQWRAELLARTSLTEDEIGEYSGARKEIRPVTIATYQVLTTRRGGVYKHLDLLDARDWGLIVYDEVHLLPAPIFRMTADLQARRRLGLTATLVREDGRESEVFTLIGPKRYDAPWKDIEAQGYIAPADCVEVRVTLSDSMRMAYATAEPDERYRFASCAPAKDRVVEELVDKHRGQQTLVIGQYLDQLAQLSERLDAPLITGETTVTERQKLFAAFRTGEISLLVVSKVANFSIDLPEASVAIQVSGTFGSRQEEAQRLGRVLRPKGDGRTAHFYTIVSRDTVDAEFAAHRQRFLAEQGYAYRIVDAEDLGMLDPV
- a CDS encoding phosphatase PAP2 family protein, with amino-acid sequence MDRLPKLTSLPVLGVAFVLVTVLAATGPLRGLDHQLQAYWSRRYTPNWHDFLDAFPNAVAGQAVCLPVLAAVAIWLAVRHRTWHPIVIAGAAEVAFYAGIGGLKLVLARSSPAVGDGEFFSGGFLEHGWYGMAYPSGHASEAVLIYGAAAYLLRTYAHPDTRSRTRTFWVVTLIATGSIAVAFYLGFHWPTDLLGGLLAGGFLLRLVVETDRALTQRRQTGSSIPRSSASTIR